From a single Microcoleus sp. FACHB-831 genomic region:
- a CDS encoding DUF262 domain-containing protein has protein sequence MADTYIFLKDLINDLERGRIRIPSFQRGFVWEPERVSNFIDSIYKGFPFGSVLLWRTKNRLRTERNLGPYKLQANDPDYPIDYVLDGQQRITSIFGIFQTSITAEENEETNWTNLFFELNSKESVPFCYLKDGKSYDESKYFPLQYVFNSPKYRQITRNLNEDLAGKIDDLVDRFTKATIPIERFESEERKYVATVFERINRQGVDLDTFQLLSVWNWSDDFDLQEKFKEISEELEPFGFREVGSDLLLKCCSAVVMNCADPEDFIQLSDSSVRQKFPDISTGIFRAIDFLKTDLNVFSLKLLPMENILPVLTSFFASPQKQPHPVPQDQYEIIKRWFWRSCFSQRYARGGAKSTDADLSEVQKLKKGALHKLGDFDVSLDTDYFLKNDFRMSSVATKTFILLLAQNKPLNFIQGTNISLEKVLSQGNRKEFHHIFPKAYLKSLSNKYKDEQINCLANFSILSRTDNNKIKDQPPSKYKLLMPKDNQIVEKILATHFCPTEMLTEDYDKFLPLRAGLLLTKAQELSQIK, from the coding sequence ATGGCTGATACTTACATTTTTCTCAAAGATTTAATTAATGATTTAGAACGAGGTAGAATCAGAATACCCTCTTTCCAAAGAGGTTTTGTTTGGGAACCGGAACGAGTATCTAATTTTATAGACAGTATATACAAAGGCTTTCCCTTCGGTTCTGTGTTACTTTGGAGAACAAAAAATCGCTTAAGAACTGAGAGGAATCTTGGCCCTTATAAGCTTCAGGCAAATGACCCTGACTATCCGATTGACTATGTTCTTGATGGTCAACAAAGGATAACCTCTATTTTCGGCATATTTCAAACTTCTATCACGGCTGAAGAAAATGAAGAAACTAATTGGACAAATCTATTTTTTGAACTTAATAGCAAAGAATCTGTACCATTTTGCTATTTAAAAGATGGTAAAAGTTATGATGAAAGTAAATATTTTCCCTTGCAATATGTTTTTAATTCTCCCAAATACAGACAAATTACCAGGAATTTGAATGAAGATTTAGCAGGGAAGATAGATGATTTAGTTGATCGGTTCACAAAAGCTACAATTCCTATTGAGCGATTTGAAAGTGAAGAGCGAAAATATGTTGCAACTGTTTTTGAAAGAATCAATCGGCAAGGTGTAGATTTGGACACATTCCAGCTATTATCTGTCTGGAACTGGAGCGATGATTTTGATTTGCAAGAAAAATTTAAAGAAATTTCTGAGGAGTTAGAACCATTTGGGTTTAGAGAAGTAGGCTCAGATTTACTTCTAAAATGCTGTTCTGCGGTAGTAATGAATTGTGCCGATCCTGAAGATTTTATACAACTTTCTGATAGTTCAGTGCGGCAAAAATTTCCTGATATCAGCACAGGAATATTTAGAGCTATAGATTTCTTAAAAACAGATCTAAATGTCTTCTCCCTAAAGCTTTTACCTATGGAGAACATTTTGCCTGTTCTCACATCCTTTTTTGCTTCCCCACAAAAGCAGCCTCATCCTGTACCTCAAGACCAATACGAGATTATTAAAAGGTGGTTTTGGCGTTCGTGTTTCTCTCAGAGGTATGCTCGTGGAGGTGCTAAAAGTACTGATGCGGATCTAAGTGAAGTGCAAAAACTGAAGAAGGGTGCTCTCCATAAATTGGGTGATTTTGATGTGTCTTTAGACACTGACTACTTTTTAAAAAATGATTTTCGGATGTCTTCAGTTGCAACTAAAACTTTCATACTTCTTCTGGCACAGAACAAACCTCTAAATTTTATTCAGGGGACAAATATATCCTTAGAGAAGGTTCTGTCTCAAGGTAATCGTAAGGAGTTCCATCATATTTTCCCCAAAGCTTACCTAAAGAGCTTAAGCAACAAATACAAAGATGAACAAATCAATTGTCTAGCAAATTTCTCGATACTGTCGAGAACTGACAACAACAAAATCAAGGATCAACCGCCTAGTAAATATAAATTGCTAATGCCTAAAGACAATCAAATCGTGGAAAAAATCCTAGCAACGCATTTCTGTCCTACTGAAATGCTCACGGAGGATTACGATAAATTTTTGCCTTTAAGAGCAGGATTGCTTTTGACAAAGGCTCAAGAACTATCGCAGATAAAATGA
- a CDS encoding DUF433 domain-containing protein — protein sequence MPNLLERITVNPKQCGGRPCIRGMRIRVSDVLDLFAAGLSAEEILEEMPDLEMEDLKAALTYAARKVDHPVLVA from the coding sequence ATGCCAAATTTGCTTGAGAGAATTACAGTTAATCCGAAGCAGTGTGGAGGTCGTCCCTGCATTCGGGGTATGAGAATTCGGGTATCAGATGTGCTGGACTTGTTTGCGGCTGGTTTAAGTGCCGAAGAAATCTTGGAGGAAATGCCCGATCTTGAAATGGAGGATCTAAAGGCAGCACTCACCTACGCGGCGCGTAAAGTCGATCATCCAGTTCTGGTGGCATGA